GCGCTGATTTTTCGGATGGGGCGACTGGTTCATGTCGACATTGACGACCTGGTCGACCATGCGCACGGTGCGGCCGAGATAGGGTGTGGGGAATTCGGCGCTGCGATTTTTCCCTATTGCCGGTTCGGTTTTCTCTGCCTTGGACATTGTGAGTTCTCCCGCAAAATAAAATAGAAGTCAGAAATCAGAAGTCAGAATTCTGAATTCCGGCTTCTGATTTCTGGATTCTAGCTCCCGAATTCATCCTTCATGTTTGGTACCCGGCGAGCGCCACTTCGGCGCATTTTTGATCTTGATCGTCGGTGCCGCCAGAGACTGCAATGGCGCCGACGATGGCGCCGCCTTCGGCGATCGGCAGCGCGCCAGCGCCGGGCATGATCTTACCGCTGCTCGAAACTACCAGGCTTTGAAACCAAGCTTGATTGGCGACGCCGGCTAAATCTTTGGTCGGCTGTTGAAAGCTCGCCGCGGTGTAGGCTTTATTCAAGGCGATCTCGACGGTGATCGGCCGCGCTTTGTCCATGCGCCCCAGGGCGATCATGCGCCCGCTCGGATCCACCACCACCGCGGTCACCGCGATGTCTAGCTGCGCCGCTTGGTTATGCGCGCTACGTACCATCTGAATCGCTTTTTCTCCTGGGATTGCCATTGTCGCTGGAAACCTCCTGGTTGCCGGTGTTAATGCGCTTATCTAACAGCGAATCGTGGGGTGGCGTCAAGGGCTAGAGCGTTCAATGTTGTAGCAAAGTGATTATGTCAG
The sequence above is drawn from the Deltaproteobacteria bacterium genome and encodes:
- a CDS encoding heme-binding protein encodes the protein MAIPGEKAIQMVRSAHNQAAQLDIAVTAVVVDPSGRMIALGRMDKARPITVEIALNKAYTAASFQQPTKDLAGVANQAWFQSLVVSSSGKIMPGAGALPIAEGGAIVGAIAVSGGTDDQDQKCAEVALAGYQT